In Arachis hypogaea cultivar Tifrunner chromosome 2, arahy.Tifrunner.gnm2.J5K5, whole genome shotgun sequence, a genomic segment contains:
- the LOC140176552 gene encoding uncharacterized protein: MQVRRLSDHIIECVILAGRNTGEVVFIPRMNMSPNNDTLPIRFTQCQFLVAFCFAMTINKSQGQTLSTVGVYLPRPVFTHGQLYVALSRVSMHSGLKILSVDSNGKVSDHTINVVYREVFTGLLPNILP, encoded by the coding sequence ATGCAGGTTAGACGTCTTAGTGACCACATCATTGAGTGCGTCATCTTAGCAGGTCGTAATACTGGTGAAGTTGTCTTTATTCCCAGGATGAACATGTCACCTAATAATGATACATTACCAATCAGGTTTACTCAATGCCAATTTCTGGTTGCTTTTTGCTTTGCGATGACCATAAACAAGTCCCAAGGTCAAACGCTGTCAACAGTTGGCGTCTATCTTCCGAGGCCTGTTTTTACTCATGGTCAGCTTTATGTTGCGCTTTCTCGGGTCAGCATGCATTCTGGACTAAAGATTTTATCTGTTGATTCTAACGGCAAAGTTTCAGATCATACTATTAATGTTGTCTACAGAGAAGTTTTTACTGGGTTGCTACCTAACATTCTCCCTTGA
- the LOC112737015 gene encoding uncharacterized protein, whose translation MMATPTKPMAVMLSESLEHKGKDITELNGNILQSPISQQPHSSSDGSVAILWDIENCPVPSDVRPEDVAGNIRMALQVHPVIQGTVMVFSAYGDFNAFPKRLREGCLRTGVNLIDVPNGRKDAADKAILVDMFLFALDNPPPSSIMLISGDVDFARALHILGQRGYTIILVIPSGVGVSSALCNAGKFVWDWPSVARGEGFVPPAKALVPPRGGSVEVAGYLMGCHINDNFEGQNEEEAIVYRGMSQRLYNSRDFSMVSQSLSEYNCTASNMAGLPTTMRSHSLPPGMIDVSGISMPSSDNNEGQLWGPMSSDLNVLKGHLVKLLELSGGCLPLARVPTEYQKAYGRTLYVSDYGAIKLVNLFKKMGDTVAVEGKGQRKFVYLRNFKVGPSAPPLALAKKDKKGKGLPEENTNTVTGGGSSDEFSDEERLVMEEHDERNCVGKGSQRRAAINDRALEQFKFELQEILVSYSCRIFLGCFEDIYQQRYKRQLEYQRLGVNKLEDLFEKVNDIVVLVEEPGSKRKFLAPVGS comes from the coding sequence atgatGGCTACTCCAACTAAACCAATGGCCGTAATGTTGTCTGAATCTTTGGAACACAAGGGAAAGGATATCACTGAATTAAATGGTAACATACTTCAATCCCCTATAAGTCAACAGCCCCATAGCTCCTCTGATGGTTCAGTAGCTATTCTTTGGGACATTGAAAACTGTCCTGTTCCAAGTGATGTCCGCCCTGAAGACGTAGCAGGAAATATAAGGATGGCGTTGCAAGTGCATCCAGTAATTCAAGGAACTGTTATGGTATTTTCTGCTTATGGTGACTTCAACGCTTTCCCTAAGCGACTTAGAGAGGGATGTCTAAGAACTGGTGTTAATCTCATTGATGTTCCTAATGGGAGAAAAGATGCTGCTGATAAAGCAATCTTGGTTGACATGTTTTTATTTGCTCTTGACAACCCTCCCCCATCATCTATTATGCTAATATCTGGAGACGTTGACTTTGCCCGAGCACTTCACATTCTTGGACAACGGGGATACACTATAATTCTTGTCATCCCTTCTGGGGTGGGTGTTTCATCTGCTTTATGCAATGCTGGAAAGTTTGTCTGGGATTGGCCTAGCGTTGCTCGTGGAGAAGGATTTGTTCCCCCGGCAAAGGCTTTAGTACCACCTCGTGGAGGTTCAGTTGAGGTTGCTGGATATTTGATGGGGTGCCATATTAATGACAACTTCGAGGGACAAAATGAGGAAGAAGCAATAGTTTATAGAGGGATGTCACAGAGATTATATAACTCAAGGGATTTCTCTATGGTTTCACAATCTCTATCTGAATACAATTGTACCGCATCGAACATGGCTGGCTTACCGACAACTATGAGATCACACAGCCTTCCACCTGGGATGATTGATGTTTCAGGAATATCTATGCCTTCTAGTGACAATAATGAAGGCCAGCTTTGGGGCCCTATGTCTAGCGATTTAAATGTTCTCAAAGGCCACTTGGTAAAGTTGCTTGAACTTTCTGGAGGGTGCCTGCCTCTGGCTCGAGTTCCAACAGAGTATCAGAAAGCTTATGGAAGAACTCTTTATGTATCTGATTATGGAGCAATTAAGTTAGTCAATCTTTTCAAGAAGATGGGTGATACAGTGGCAGTGGAAGGGAAAGGTCAACGTAAATTTGTGTATCTCAGAAACTTCAAGGTAGGCCCGAGCGCTCCCCCATTGGCTCTAGCaaagaaagacaagaaaggaAAGGGGCTTCCAGAAGAAAATACGAATACTGTCACCGGTGGTGGCTCTTCAGATGAGTTCTCAGATGAAGAAAGACTAGTCATGGAAGAACATGACGAGAGAAATTGTGTAGGAAAGGGCAGTCAAAGGAGAGCAGCTATCAATGACCGTGCTCTTGAGCAGTTCAAGTTCGAGCTTCAAGAGATTCTAGTCAGCTACTCGTGTCGAATATTCCTAGGTTGTTTTGAGGATATATACCAACAAAGGTACAAGAGACAATTGGAATATCAGAGACTTGGAGTGAACAAGTTGGAGGATTTGTTTGAGAAAGTCAATGATATTGTAGTATTGGTTGAGGAACCAGGAAGCAAGAGGAAGTTCCTTGCTCCAGTGGGGAGTTAG